A genomic segment from Variovorax paradoxus B4 encodes:
- a CDS encoding DNA topoisomerase IB, with amino-acid sequence MPARSRSSSSTPPPSKPAPTAAPIADGLVYVNPDMPGIRRLRHGEHFRYRDAEGRWVRDADELSRIRMLAIPPAYTQVWICPLPNGHLQATGIDARGRKQYRYHADWRLFQDETKFERLEAFGLALPRIRARVARDLQEGAATAQPGRQQVLAALVRLLDTTLLRVGNEAYTNSNGSYGLTTLRNRHAAVQGAALRLRFKGKSGVMHEARLDDPRVAKVVRRCQQLPGQALFQYQEEDGQLRSVSSTDVNDYLAEASPGERFTAKDFRTWHGTVQALELTRLASEPGRTAADGTRYSAKEILAAVAKQLGNTPAVCKKAYVHPAVLALGSALAGDEEDPAAELLRKMSARTAARKTRGLHAAEQRLLAFLRMHRQGQAREQREARRANGRRKAEEKRRPQPGASGKRTLSRSSATV; translated from the coding sequence ATGCCGGCCCGCTCCAGATCGTCCTCCTCGACCCCACCGCCTTCGAAACCGGCACCCACCGCCGCGCCGATTGCCGATGGCCTCGTCTACGTGAACCCCGACATGCCGGGCATCCGGCGCCTGAGGCACGGCGAGCACTTCCGCTACCGCGATGCAGAGGGCCGATGGGTGCGCGATGCGGACGAGCTCTCGCGCATCCGCATGCTGGCGATTCCACCGGCCTACACGCAGGTGTGGATCTGCCCGCTGCCCAACGGCCATCTCCAGGCCACCGGCATCGATGCCCGGGGACGCAAGCAATACCGCTACCACGCCGACTGGCGGCTTTTTCAGGACGAGACCAAGTTCGAGCGCCTCGAGGCCTTCGGGCTCGCTCTGCCGCGCATCCGCGCCCGCGTGGCGCGCGACCTGCAGGAAGGCGCGGCCACGGCACAGCCCGGGCGCCAGCAGGTGCTGGCGGCGCTGGTGCGCCTGCTCGACACCACGCTGCTGCGCGTGGGCAACGAGGCGTACACGAACAGCAACGGCTCCTACGGCCTCACCACGCTGCGCAACCGGCATGCGGCCGTGCAGGGCGCGGCGCTGCGGCTGCGCTTCAAGGGCAAGAGCGGCGTGATGCACGAAGCCCGGCTGGACGATCCGCGCGTGGCGAAGGTGGTACGCCGATGCCAACAGCTGCCCGGCCAGGCGCTGTTCCAGTACCAGGAGGAAGACGGACAGCTGCGCAGCGTGTCGTCCACCGACGTGAACGACTACCTTGCCGAGGCCTCGCCCGGCGAGCGCTTCACGGCGAAGGACTTCCGGACCTGGCATGGCACGGTGCAGGCGCTGGAACTCACGCGGCTGGCCAGCGAGCCGGGCCGCACGGCCGCCGACGGCACGCGCTACAGCGCCAAGGAAATACTGGCCGCCGTGGCGAAACAGCTGGGCAACACGCCCGCGGTGTGCAAGAAGGCCTACGTGCACCCGGCCGTGCTGGCGCTGGGCAGCGCGCTCGCGGGCGACGAAGAAGACCCTGCGGCCGAGCTGCTGCGAAAGATGTCAGCCCGCACCGCGGCCCGCAAGACGCGCGGGCTCCACGCCGCGGAACAGCGGCTGCTCGCCTTCCTGCGGATGCATCGGCAAGGCCAGGCGCGCGAACAGCGCGAGGCGCGCAGGGCCAACGGCAGGCGCAAGGCCGAAGAAAAACGAAGGCCTCAGCCCGGCGCGAGCGGAAAGCGCACGCTGTCGCGCTCGAGCGCCACGGTGTAG
- a CDS encoding purine-nucleoside phosphorylase, with protein sequence MMFFHRPFPSSCVRWLSACGAALLVAACASPTSPVSAARPAAAAAAVPVKVKVFVAAMFEIGQNTGDRAGEFQHWYERYWKGATPLAVPGALQPVYCNADGVCGAVLGMGKVNSSSSMQAILLNPQFDFSQAYYVISGVAGTPPARGTIGEVSWATWLVDYDLGHRWAPEENKPGEPTFMPRKGYEEYRRFKLNPDLVGWAMKLSSDTPLKDSDSARKYRLRYPDAAARRAPFVGTGTHMTGDTFFHGPGMSKQAQYIARLYGADDYVITEMEAAAITLVIKRTHGTDRVMSLRGAVNFDQGNPKESTLQHLDPAPGETAGGFAETVENIALVGTRVVDHIVANWPQWQAGVPKP encoded by the coding sequence ATGATGTTCTTCCATCGGCCGTTCCCGTCTTCCTGCGTGCGCTGGCTCTCGGCTTGCGGCGCGGCGCTGCTCGTTGCGGCTTGCGCTTCCCCAACTTCGCCGGTATCGGCTGCACGCCCTGCCGCCGCCGCTGCCGCCGTGCCCGTCAAGGTGAAGGTCTTCGTCGCGGCCATGTTCGAGATCGGCCAGAACACCGGTGACCGGGCCGGCGAGTTCCAGCACTGGTACGAGCGCTACTGGAAGGGCGCCACGCCCCTGGCCGTACCCGGCGCATTGCAGCCGGTGTACTGCAACGCCGACGGTGTGTGCGGCGCGGTGCTCGGCATGGGCAAGGTCAACTCCTCGTCGTCGATGCAGGCCATCCTGCTGAATCCGCAGTTCGATTTCTCGCAGGCCTACTACGTGATTTCCGGCGTGGCCGGCACGCCGCCTGCGCGCGGCACCATCGGCGAGGTGAGCTGGGCCACCTGGCTGGTGGATTACGACCTCGGCCACCGCTGGGCGCCCGAGGAGAACAAGCCCGGCGAACCCACCTTCATGCCGCGCAAGGGCTACGAGGAATACCGCCGCTTCAAGCTCAACCCCGACCTCGTGGGCTGGGCGATGAAGCTCTCGTCCGACACGCCGCTCAAGGATTCGGACAGTGCACGCAAATACCGCCTGCGCTACCCCGATGCCGCCGCGCGGCGCGCGCCCTTCGTGGGCACCGGCACCCACATGACCGGCGACACCTTCTTCCACGGCCCCGGCATGTCGAAGCAGGCACAGTACATCGCCAGGCTCTACGGCGCCGACGATTACGTGATCACCGAAATGGAAGCGGCCGCCATCACGCTCGTGATCAAGCGCACCCACGGCACCGACCGCGTGATGAGCCTGCGCGGCGCCGTCAACTTCGACCAGGGCAACCCGAAGGAAAGCACGCTGCAGCACCTGGACCCGGCGCCGGGAGAGACGGCGGGCGGCTTTGCCGAGACGGTGGAGAACATCGCGCTGGTGGGCACGCGCGTGGTGGACCACATCGTCGCCAACTGGCCGCAATGGCAGGCCGGCGTGCCGAAGCCCTGA
- a CDS encoding TIGR02117 family protein, translating to MIRRWVRRIAFTLLGFTLAAGLYVGAACALMLWPANAGAPAQPPAVEAWVLSNGIHTDLVFPIRSATIDWQQLFPFGHFKAVPPDAEFIAIGWGDREFYLHTPTWADLTASRALGAMLGGNRALLHVTYLRRASLRKNAFHLPLSRAQYAQLAGYVRTTLASGRAAPVAGAHYGNDDAFYEAEGGYHLFETCNTWTGRGLRHAGVTVSRWTPFDFNVTWHLQPVRP from the coding sequence GTGATCAGACGCTGGGTCCGGCGCATCGCATTCACGCTGCTGGGGTTCACGCTGGCGGCAGGGCTGTATGTGGGCGCCGCCTGCGCGCTGATGCTCTGGCCGGCCAATGCAGGGGCGCCCGCGCAGCCGCCCGCCGTCGAGGCCTGGGTGCTGAGCAACGGCATTCACACCGACCTGGTGTTTCCGATCCGCTCGGCCACCATCGACTGGCAACAGCTCTTTCCGTTCGGGCACTTCAAGGCCGTGCCGCCCGACGCCGAGTTCATCGCCATCGGCTGGGGCGACCGCGAGTTCTACCTGCACACGCCTACCTGGGCCGACCTCACGGCATCGCGCGCCCTGGGCGCCATGCTCGGCGGCAACCGCGCGCTGCTGCACGTGACCTACCTCAGGCGCGCCTCGTTGCGCAAGAACGCTTTCCACCTGCCGCTCTCGCGGGCGCAGTACGCGCAGCTCGCGGGCTACGTGCGCACGACGCTCGCCTCGGGCCGCGCGGCACCCGTTGCCGGTGCCCACTACGGCAACGACGACGCCTTCTACGAAGCCGAAGGCGGCTACCACCTCTTCGAGACCTGCAACACCTGGACCGGCCGCGGCCTGCGGCACGCGGGCGTCACGGTGAGCCGGTGGACGCCCTTCGATTTCAACGTGACGTGGCACCTGCAGCCGGTGCGGCCCTGA
- a CDS encoding Y-family DNA polymerase — MSSPTVPTPPIRRIAHLDMDAFYGSVELLRYPQLKGLPVVIGGGRRSVDEAIRHVPEGGTLADIPIEAFARLKDYVGRGVITTATYPARQFGVGSAMGLMKAAKLCPQAIILPVDFDEIRRYSRTFKQVIREIAPLMEDRGVDEVYIDFTDVPGGQREGGRSLARLIQKAILDATGLTCSIGVAPNKLIAKMASEFNKPNGISVVYEDDLQTRIWPLPCRKVNGIGPKADEKLKRFGIETVGQLAARERDWLIHNFGKSTGAWMHEVAWGRDNRPVVTESEPVSMSRETTFDRDLHAVRDRAELGAIFTHLCEKVAEDLQRKGYVGKTIGIKLRYDDFKIATRDQTIERHTADGKTIRQIGGLCLKRVPLERPLRLLGVRVGALAKAGSPEAMAPAAGGPASRASAEAASATASLF, encoded by the coding sequence GTGAGCTCCCCGACCGTTCCAACACCCCCGATCCGCCGCATCGCCCACCTCGACATGGACGCCTTCTACGGGTCGGTCGAGCTGCTGCGCTATCCGCAGCTCAAGGGCCTGCCGGTGGTGATCGGCGGCGGGCGGCGCAGCGTGGACGAGGCGATCCGCCACGTGCCCGAGGGCGGCACGCTGGCCGACATTCCGATCGAGGCCTTTGCGCGGCTGAAGGACTACGTGGGCCGCGGCGTGATCACCACCGCCACCTACCCGGCGCGGCAGTTCGGCGTGGGCTCGGCCATGGGGCTCATGAAGGCCGCCAAGCTGTGCCCGCAGGCCATCATCCTGCCGGTGGACTTCGACGAGATCCGCAGGTACTCGCGCACCTTCAAGCAGGTCATCAGGGAGATCGCGCCGCTGATGGAAGACCGCGGCGTGGACGAGGTCTACATCGACTTCACCGACGTGCCCGGCGGCCAGCGTGAAGGCGGTCGCTCGCTCGCGCGGCTCATCCAGAAAGCCATCCTCGACGCGACCGGCCTCACCTGCTCCATCGGCGTGGCGCCCAACAAGCTCATTGCCAAGATGGCGAGCGAGTTCAACAAGCCCAACGGCATCTCGGTGGTCTACGAAGACGACCTGCAGACGCGCATCTGGCCGCTGCCCTGCCGCAAGGTGAACGGCATCGGGCCCAAGGCCGACGAGAAGCTCAAGCGCTTCGGCATCGAGACGGTGGGCCAGCTCGCGGCGCGCGAGCGCGACTGGCTGATCCATAACTTCGGCAAGTCCACCGGCGCGTGGATGCACGAGGTGGCCTGGGGCCGCGACAACCGGCCGGTGGTGACCGAGAGCGAGCCCGTGTCGATGAGCCGCGAGACCACCTTCGACCGCGACCTGCATGCGGTGCGCGACCGCGCCGAGCTGGGCGCGATCTTCACCCACCTGTGCGAGAAGGTGGCCGAAGACCTGCAGCGCAAGGGCTACGTGGGCAAGACCATCGGCATCAAGCTGCGCTACGACGATTTCAAGATCGCCACGCGCGACCAGACCATCGAGCGCCACACCGCGGACGGCAAGACCATCCGCCAGATCGGCGGGCTGTGTCTGAAGCGCGTGCCGCTCGAACGGCCGCTGCGCCTGCTGGGCGTGCGCGTGGGCGCGCTTGCGAAGGCGGGCAGCCCCGAGGCCATGGCACCGGCCGCGGGCGGCCCGGCCTCGCGCGCCTCCGCGGAGGCGGCCTCGGCCACCGCGTCGCTCTTCTGA
- a CDS encoding RNase A-like domain-containing protein has product MDDEVEGLSVALTPVQMAAVLGGEDVPESASLSNRVWGTLGLVGGVVELVGAGVLCLAPEPTMVSKAGCVVLGVHGSDTVSASARQMWTGQLQRTATAITADAAAQSLGASPETGAQIGLAVDVAVPLFVASGLVAARVIAVRAGRFRLEPVNLLRHEGPLNTKIGGHTIREHVGKTEVELFERLVNKPSLPKVSSFHNLDIAERAISATVRANARAIKAWSRSAAVGSKPMVFEHNVGSVVGIGVQRGSTAVSQLSNVRLILNMKSYNGMPYYILTAHPF; this is encoded by the coding sequence ATGGATGACGAAGTCGAAGGCTTGAGCGTCGCGCTGACGCCGGTTCAGATGGCCGCGGTGCTGGGCGGGGAGGACGTGCCCGAATCCGCGAGCCTGAGCAACCGGGTCTGGGGCACCCTGGGGCTGGTGGGCGGCGTGGTGGAACTGGTGGGCGCCGGCGTGCTGTGCCTGGCGCCGGAGCCCACGATGGTGAGCAAGGCCGGGTGCGTGGTGCTCGGCGTTCATGGCAGCGACACGGTTTCCGCCTCCGCGCGCCAGATGTGGACCGGGCAGCTGCAGCGCACCGCCACGGCCATCACGGCGGACGCCGCGGCGCAGTCGCTGGGCGCATCGCCCGAAACCGGCGCGCAGATCGGACTGGCGGTCGACGTGGCGGTGCCGCTGTTCGTGGCTTCCGGGCTCGTCGCCGCGCGCGTGATCGCGGTGCGCGCCGGCAGGTTTCGCCTGGAGCCGGTCAACCTGTTGCGGCATGAAGGGCCGCTGAACACCAAGATCGGCGGCCACACGATTCGGGAGCATGTCGGCAAGACCGAGGTGGAGCTTTTCGAGCGGTTGGTGAACAAGCCGTCGCTGCCCAAGGTGTCGTCGTTCCACAACCTCGACATCGCGGAGCGCGCCATCAGCGCCACTGTGCGTGCCAACGCCAGAGCCATCAAGGCGTGGTCGCGCTCGGCCGCCGTGGGCTCCAAGCCCATGGTGTTCGAGCACAACGTCGGCAGCGTGGTGGGCATCGGCGTTCAGCGGGGCAGCACCGCCGTCAGCCAGCTGAGCAACGTGCGCCTGATCCTGAACATGAAGAGCTACAACGGCATGCCGTACTACATACTGACGGCGCACCCCTTCTGA
- a CDS encoding contact-dependent growth inhibition system immunity protein: protein MKRYELIENLTEVYFGQDYDYFGETGAEIMAEYRKACTPAELEALRVEIVDFMRSHPDLETDFPRRFERPAQPEDFGSTIREFLESVLAALK from the coding sequence ATGAAGCGCTACGAACTCATCGAGAACCTCACCGAGGTTTACTTCGGCCAGGATTACGATTATTTCGGCGAGACCGGCGCCGAAATCATGGCGGAATACCGGAAGGCGTGTACGCCCGCCGAACTCGAGGCGTTGCGCGTCGAGATCGTCGATTTCATGCGCTCGCACCCGGATCTGGAAACCGACTTTCCGCGCCGGTTCGAGCGCCCCGCCCAGCCGGAAGACTTCGGATCCACCATCCGCGAATTCCTGGAGAGCGTGCTCGCCGCGCTGAAATAG
- a CDS encoding putative glycolipid-binding domain-containing protein: MQTVASILWRRLDAPGHDACRLERNASAWQLDGAAVFRLEDGRIGQLHYRVRCDLHWHTQWGTVRGWLGGRAIDLSIARDARGHWKLNDEAAPDLSHCTDLDLGFTPATNLLQLRRLNLAKGEGADAPAAWVDLDGGGVLGELMQRYERTADDAYAYEAKRFDYAATLRVTQDGFVRDYPGLWSAEA, from the coding sequence ATGCAAACCGTCGCTTCCATCCTGTGGCGCAGGCTCGATGCACCGGGCCACGACGCCTGCCGGCTCGAGCGCAACGCAAGCGCGTGGCAGCTCGACGGCGCCGCCGTGTTCCGCCTCGAGGACGGCCGCATCGGCCAGCTGCACTACCGCGTGCGCTGCGACCTGCACTGGCACACGCAGTGGGGCACGGTGCGCGGCTGGCTCGGCGGCCGTGCCATCGACCTGTCCATTGCCCGCGATGCGCGCGGCCACTGGAAACTCAACGACGAGGCGGCGCCCGACCTGTCGCATTGCACGGACCTCGACCTGGGCTTCACGCCCGCCACCAACCTGCTGCAGCTGCGCCGGCTCAACCTGGCAAAGGGCGAGGGCGCCGACGCGCCGGCCGCCTGGGTCGACCTGGACGGCGGCGGCGTGCTCGGCGAGCTGATGCAGCGCTATGAGCGAACCGCGGACGACGCCTATGCCTACGAGGCCAAGCGCTTCGACTACGCGGCAACCCTGCGCGTCACGCAGGACGGATTCGTGCGCGACTACCCGGGCCTCTGGAGCGCCGAAGCCTAG
- a CDS encoding Bug family tripartite tricarboxylate transporter substrate binding protein: MSMSLPRRRFVRRMCTLLAASCAAARLLHAAAPPWPQRPVRLIVVYPPGGVSDGMARALAEPLAQALGVPVLVENRAGAGGSVGMGVLARAVPDGCTLAFSAISPLTLQPLLARVAYDPLRAFAPVASVMRTPVLVVGTPAFAGRSFGDLVAMARSRPGTLRWASSGVATIGHMVLTQVRMQSRTDITHIPYQGGGPQLNDALSGQFEVLSTNVAAQQLQYIESGRLRALAVGAPARIEALPSVPTLAELGFEKANRDSLFGIFAPARTPTAVVQRLNAEINRLLRAEPLHTRLRDAHNIPAGGPSEDFAREIAIDRRRNRELVAGDRSQFD, encoded by the coding sequence ATGAGCATGTCGTTGCCGCGCCGCCGCTTCGTGCGCCGCATGTGCACGCTGCTCGCGGCCTCGTGCGCGGCGGCGCGCCTGCTGCACGCCGCCGCGCCGCCCTGGCCGCAGCGGCCGGTGCGGCTGATCGTGGTGTACCCACCCGGCGGCGTGAGCGACGGCATGGCGCGCGCGCTGGCCGAGCCGCTCGCGCAGGCGCTGGGCGTGCCGGTGCTGGTCGAGAACCGCGCGGGTGCCGGCGGCAGCGTCGGCATGGGCGTGCTCGCGCGCGCCGTGCCCGACGGCTGCACGCTCGCCTTCTCGGCCATCAGCCCGCTCACGCTGCAGCCGCTGCTCGCGCGCGTGGCCTACGACCCGCTGCGCGCCTTCGCGCCCGTGGCCAGCGTCATGCGAACGCCGGTGCTGGTGGTCGGCACGCCGGCCTTCGCGGGGCGCAGCTTCGGCGACCTGGTCGCCATGGCGCGCAGCCGGCCGGGCACGCTGCGCTGGGCCAGCTCGGGCGTGGCCACCATCGGGCACATGGTGCTTACGCAGGTGCGCATGCAAAGCCGCACCGACATCACGCACATTCCGTATCAGGGCGGCGGTCCGCAGCTCAACGACGCGCTGAGCGGGCAGTTCGAGGTGCTGTCGACCAACGTCGCGGCGCAGCAGCTCCAGTACATCGAAAGCGGCCGCCTGCGCGCGCTGGCCGTGGGCGCACCGGCTCGCATCGAGGCGCTGCCTTCGGTGCCCACGCTCGCGGAACTGGGCTTCGAGAAGGCCAACCGCGATTCGCTGTTCGGCATCTTCGCGCCGGCACGTACGCCAACGGCCGTGGTTCAGCGCCTCAACGCGGAGATCAACCGCCTGCTGCGCGCGGAGCCTCTGCACACCCGGCTGCGCGACGCGCACAACATTCCGGCCGGCGGCCCGAGCGAAGACTTCGCGCGCGAGATTGCCATCGACCGGCGGCGCAACCGCGAACTGGTGGCGGGAGACCGGTCGCAGTTCGACTGA
- a CDS encoding LysR substrate-binding domain-containing protein gives MDIRALRYFTAVAGTGHMTRAAEQLGIQQPPLSQQIKALERELGVLLFRRHPRGVALTDAGRLFQAEALRLLQDMEAMKQRMARVAKGQAGTLAVGFTSSAAAHRFMPEALRAFRRAHPDVELQLREDNAAELTEALAAGRLHCGLLRVPVARPEGLVFETLLREPVLVAMPIDHRLALARSKASRALPLARLCEEGIILVRRPGAPGLYAELLALCHAKGLRPRVVAEVDRMMTNLNLVAAGVGLSVVPASMSGVHAHAIAYARLADGGQLDAPLTLVLRAEEDNLPAQHFAALLRRLANENPAS, from the coding sequence ATGGACATCAGAGCGCTGCGCTACTTCACGGCCGTGGCCGGCACCGGCCACATGACGCGCGCCGCCGAGCAGCTGGGCATCCAGCAGCCGCCGCTGAGCCAGCAGATCAAGGCGCTGGAGCGCGAGCTCGGCGTGCTGCTGTTCAGGCGCCATCCGCGCGGCGTGGCGCTCACCGACGCGGGCCGGCTGTTCCAGGCCGAGGCGCTGCGCTTGCTGCAGGACATGGAGGCCATGAAGCAGCGCATGGCGCGCGTGGCCAAGGGGCAGGCCGGCACGCTGGCGGTCGGCTTCACGAGTTCGGCTGCGGCGCACCGCTTCATGCCCGAGGCCCTGCGCGCCTTTCGCCGCGCGCACCCGGACGTGGAGCTGCAGCTGCGCGAGGACAACGCCGCCGAACTCACCGAGGCGCTGGCCGCCGGCCGCCTGCACTGCGGCCTTCTGCGCGTGCCGGTGGCGCGGCCCGAAGGCCTGGTGTTCGAAACGCTGCTGCGGGAACCGGTGCTGGTGGCCATGCCCATCGACCATCGGCTTGCCCTCGCGCGCAGCAAGGCCTCGCGTGCGCTGCCGCTCGCCAGGCTGTGCGAGGAAGGCATCATCCTGGTGCGGCGCCCCGGCGCGCCCGGCCTCTATGCCGAGCTGCTCGCGCTGTGCCACGCCAAGGGCCTGCGCCCGCGCGTGGTGGCCGAAGTCGATCGCATGATGACCAACCTGAACCTCGTGGCCGCGGGGGTCGGCCTCTCGGTAGTGCCGGCCTCGATGAGCGGCGTGCACGCGCATGCCATCGCCTATGCGCGGCTGGCCGATGGCGGCCAGCTCGACGCGCCGCTCACGCTGGTGCTGCGCGCCGAGGAAGACAACCTGCCCGCGCAGCACTTTGCCGCGCTGCTGCGCCGGCTCGCGAACGAGAACCCCGCGTCATGA